The DNA segment ATGTCAATCGCTGTGACTTCGTGACCAAGGTCGGCGAAACAAGCAGCGATCGTCGTTCCCACGTATCCACTCCCGATGACGGTGATATGCATTGGTTGGAGTGCTCGAGGCAACCAGTATGAACGTTCTGGAATTATATGCCACTGGTCATGTTCTTCGGAAAATATTTGTTGCTATGATCGAATCGGTGAGATATGCAAGCAGTTGTTCTCGCTGCAGGGAAAGGAACGCGGCTGCGTCCTCTTACGGATGACAAGCCCAAGGGGATGGTCGAAGTCAACGAAAAGCCGATTCTCACTCACTGTTTCGAGCAACTCGTTGAGCTCGGCGCGAGCGAGTTGATCGTGGTTGTCGGATATCTCAAAGAGAAGATCATCGATCACTACGGCGATGACTATCGGGGTGTGCCCATTACGTACTGTCATCAGCGCGAACAGCAAGGGCTGGCCCATGCGCTGGTAACCGTTGAAGAGCATGTTGAGGATGACTTCATGCTGATCCTCGGCGATAATGTGTTCCAGGCGAATCTCGAGGACGTCGTTCGTCGCCAACGCGAAGAGCGTGCGGATGCTGCGTTTTTGGTGGAGGAAGTTCCTTGGGACGAAGCAAGTCGATACGGAGTCTGTGATACGAACAAATACGGCGAAGTGACTGACGTTGTTGAGAAACCCGACGATCCGCCATCGAATCTGGTGATGACTGGCTTTTACACGTTCACGCCCGCGATCTTTCACGCTTGTCACCTGGTCCAGCCATCGGATCGCGGCGAGTACGAGATCAGCGAGGCCATTGATTTGTTGATTCAAAGCGGGCGGACGATTGATGCGATTGGACTCGAGGGGTGGCGTATTG comes from the Natronolimnobius sp. AArcel1 genome and includes:
- the aglF gene encoding UTP--glucose-1-phosphate uridylyltransferase AglF, whose protein sequence is MQAVVLAAGKGTRLRPLTDDKPKGMVEVNEKPILTHCFEQLVELGASELIVVVGYLKEKIIDHYGDDYRGVPITYCHQREQQGLAHALVTVEEHVEDDFMLILGDNVFQANLEDVVRRQREERADAAFLVEEVPWDEASRYGVCDTNKYGEVTDVVEKPDDPPSNLVMTGFYTFTPAIFHACHLVQPSDRGEYEISEAIDLLIQSGRTIDAIGLEGWRIDVGYPEDREEAESRLQGDEGDDNMVLEYASN